A single window of Candoia aspera isolate rCanAsp1 chromosome 3, rCanAsp1.hap2, whole genome shotgun sequence DNA harbors:
- the HM13 gene encoding minor histocompatibility antigen H13 isoform X2, whose protein sequence is MEQAEAHNGSGAAEAPSAGARPPATPEGMALAYGSLVVMALLPIFFGALRSVTCAKGKNASDMPETITSRDAARFPIVASCTLLGLYLFFKIFSQEYINLLLSMYFFVLGILALSHTISPMMNKFFPANFPNKQYQLLFTQGSGETKEEIVNYEFDTKDLVCLAMSSIVGVWYLLRKHWIANNLFGLAFSLNGVELLHLNNVSTGCILLGGLFIYDVFWVFGTNVMVTVAKSFEAPIKLVFPQDLLEKGLEADNFAMLGLGDIVIPGIFIALLLRFDISLKKNTHTYFYTSFVAYIFGLSLTIFIMHVFKHAQPALLYLVPACIGFPLLVALVKGEVTDMFSYEENTAPKEVKGDAKEEKTETEQEKKEK, encoded by the exons ATGGAGCAGGCCGAGGCGCACAACGGCAGCGGGGCGGCCGAGGCCCCCTCGGCCGGGGCGCGGCCCCCCGCCACCCCCGAGGGCATGGCGCTGGCCTACGGCAGCCTGGTGGTCATGGCGCTGCTGCCCATCTTCTTCGGGGCGCTGCGCTCCGTCACCTGCGCGAAGGGCAAG AATGCTTCAGATATGCCAGAGACCATTACCAGCCGAGACGCTGCCCGTTTCCCTATCGTCGCCAGCTGCACCCTCCTAGGCCTCTACCTCTTCTTCAAA ATCTTCTCTCAAGAGTATATCAACCTGCTGCTCTCCATGTATTTCTTTGTCCTTGGGATCCTCGCCCTTTCCCACACCATCAG CCCCATGATGAACAAATTCTTCCCGGCAAATTTTCCCAACAAGCAGTATCAACTCCTTTTCACTCAGGGCTCTGGGGAAACAAAGGAAG AGATTGTGAACTATGAGTTTGACACCAAGGACCTTGTCTGCCTGGCCATGAGCAGCATCGTTGGCGTCTGGTACCTGCTGAGGAAG CATTGGATTGCCAACAACCTGTTTGGCCTGGCCTTCTCTCTCAACGGGGTGGAGCTGTTGCACTTGAACAATGTCAGCACAGGATGCATCCTTCTTGGAGGCCTCTTCATCTATGATGTCTTCTGG GTCTTTGGCACCAACGTGATGGTGACTGTAGCAAAGTCATTTGAAGCCCCCATCAAAT tGGTTTTCCCTCAAGATCTGCTGGAGAAAGGCCTGGAAGCCGACAACTTTGCCATGCTGGGCCTGGGAGACATTGTTATCCCAG GAATCTTCATTGCTCTCCTGCTGCGCTTTGATATCAG CCTGAAGAAGAACACGCATACGTACTTCTACACCAGTTTTGTGGCCTACATTTTTGGACTGAGCCTCACCATCTTCATCATGCACGTCTTCAAACATGCTCAG CCCGCTCTGCTGTACCTGGTTCCGGCTTGCATTGGCTTCCCTCTCCTGGTAGCCCTGGTCAAGGGAGAAGTGACAGACATGTTCAG ctaCGAGGAGAACACTGCCCCAAAGGAGGTGAAAGGAGACGCCAAGGAAGAGAAGACAGAGACAGagcaggagaagaaagagaaatga
- the HM13 gene encoding minor histocompatibility antigen H13 isoform X1, translating into MEQAEAHNGSGAAEAPSAGARPPATPEGMALAYGSLVVMALLPIFFGALRSVTCAKGKNASDMPETITSRDAARFPIVASCTLLGLYLFFKIFSQEYINLLLSMYFFVLGILALSHTISPMMNKFFPANFPNKQYQLLFTQGSGETKEEIVNYEFDTKDLVCLAMSSIVGVWYLLRKHWIANNLFGLAFSLNGVELLHLNNVSTGCILLGGLFIYDVFWVFGTNVMVTVAKSFEAPIKLVFPQDLLEKGLEADNFAMLGLGDIVIPGIFIALLLRFDISLKKNTHTYFYTSFVAYIFGLSLTIFIMHVFKHAQPALLYLVPACIGFPLLVALVKGEVTDMFSYESSAEILPHTPRLTHFPNVSGSPSSLADSMQQTLSCSHRRRQQSPSIM; encoded by the exons ATGGAGCAGGCCGAGGCGCACAACGGCAGCGGGGCGGCCGAGGCCCCCTCGGCCGGGGCGCGGCCCCCCGCCACCCCCGAGGGCATGGCGCTGGCCTACGGCAGCCTGGTGGTCATGGCGCTGCTGCCCATCTTCTTCGGGGCGCTGCGCTCCGTCACCTGCGCGAAGGGCAAG AATGCTTCAGATATGCCAGAGACCATTACCAGCCGAGACGCTGCCCGTTTCCCTATCGTCGCCAGCTGCACCCTCCTAGGCCTCTACCTCTTCTTCAAA ATCTTCTCTCAAGAGTATATCAACCTGCTGCTCTCCATGTATTTCTTTGTCCTTGGGATCCTCGCCCTTTCCCACACCATCAG CCCCATGATGAACAAATTCTTCCCGGCAAATTTTCCCAACAAGCAGTATCAACTCCTTTTCACTCAGGGCTCTGGGGAAACAAAGGAAG AGATTGTGAACTATGAGTTTGACACCAAGGACCTTGTCTGCCTGGCCATGAGCAGCATCGTTGGCGTCTGGTACCTGCTGAGGAAG CATTGGATTGCCAACAACCTGTTTGGCCTGGCCTTCTCTCTCAACGGGGTGGAGCTGTTGCACTTGAACAATGTCAGCACAGGATGCATCCTTCTTGGAGGCCTCTTCATCTATGATGTCTTCTGG GTCTTTGGCACCAACGTGATGGTGACTGTAGCAAAGTCATTTGAAGCCCCCATCAAAT tGGTTTTCCCTCAAGATCTGCTGGAGAAAGGCCTGGAAGCCGACAACTTTGCCATGCTGGGCCTGGGAGACATTGTTATCCCAG GAATCTTCATTGCTCTCCTGCTGCGCTTTGATATCAG CCTGAAGAAGAACACGCATACGTACTTCTACACCAGTTTTGTGGCCTACATTTTTGGACTGAGCCTCACCATCTTCATCATGCACGTCTTCAAACATGCTCAG CCCGCTCTGCTGTACCTGGTTCCGGCTTGCATTGGCTTCCCTCTCCTGGTAGCCCTGGTCAAGGGAGAAGTGACAGACATGTTCAG CTATGAATCTTCTGCCGAAATCTTGCCCCATACCCCACGGCTCACCCATTTCCCTAACGTCTCCGGGTCTCCATCCAGCTTGGCTGACTCCATGCAGCAGACCCTGTCCTGTTCTCACAGACGCCGGCAGCAGAGTCCCAGCATCATGTAG